Proteins encoded by one window of Muntiacus reevesi chromosome 6, mMunRee1.1, whole genome shotgun sequence:
- the SMO gene encoding protein smoothened, translating to MAAARLARGPELLLLGLLLVVGGPGRGAALSGNATRPGPWSAGGSARRSAAVTGPPPLLSHCGRAAPCEPLRYNVCLGSALPYGATSTLLAGDSDSQEEAHGKLVLWSGLRNAPRCWAVIQPLLCAVYMPKCENDRVELPSRTLCQATRGPCAIVERERGWPDFLRCTPDHFPEGCPNEVQNIKFNSSGQCEAPLVRTDNPKSWYEDVEGCGIQCQNPLFTEAEHQDMHSYIAAFGAVTGLCTLFTLATFVADWRNSNRYPAVILFYVNACFFVGSIGWLAQFMDGARREIVCRADGTMRLGEPTSNETLSCVIIFVIVYYALMAGVVWFVVLTYAWHTSFKALGTTYQPLSGKTSYFHLLTWSLPFVLTVAILAVAQVDGDSVSGICFVGYKNYRYRAGFVLAPIGLVLIVGGYFLIRGVMTLFSIKSNHPGLLSEKAASKINETMLRLGIFGFLAFGFVLITFSCHFYDFFNQAEWERSFRDYVLCQANVTIGLPTKKPIPDCEIKNRPSLLVEKINLFAMFGTGISMSTWVWTKATLLIWRRTWCRLTGQSDDEPKRIKKSKMIAKAFSKRRELLQNPGQELSFSMHTVSHDGPVAGLAFDLNEPSADVSSAWAQHVTKMVARRGAILPQDVSVTPVATPVPPEEKANLWLVEAEISPELEKRLGRKKKRRKRKKEVCPLVPPPELHLPTLGPAPASSAVPRLPQLPRQKCLVAAGAWGPGESCRPGAWTLVSSPFCPEPSAPAPLAWVQGRRQGLGPIHSRTNLMEAELMDADSDF from the exons ATGGCCGCTGCCCGCCTCGCACGGGGGCCGGAGCTCCTGCTTCTGGGGCTGCTGCTGGTGGTAGGGGGCCCGGGCCGAGGGGCGGCCTTGAGCGGGAACGCGACCCGGCCGGGGCCCTGGAGCGCGGGCGGGAGCGCGAGGAGGAGCGCGGCCGTGACCGGCCCTCCGCCGCTGCTGAGCCACTGCGGCCGGGCCGCCCCCTGCGAGCCGCTGCGCTACAACGTGTGCCTGGGCTCGGCGCTGCCCTACGGGGCCACCTCCACGCTGCTGGCCGGGGACTCCGACTCCCAGGAGGAGGCGCACGGCAAGCTCGTGCTCTGGTCGG GCCTCCGGAACGCCCCCCGCTGCTGGGCAGTGATCCAGCCCCTACTGTGTGCTGTGTACATGCCTAAGTGTGAGAACGACCGGGTGGAGCTGCCCAGCCGTACCCTCTGCCAGGCCACCCGCGGCCCCTGTGCCATCGTGGAGAGGGAGCGGGGCTGGCCCGACTTCCTGCGCTGCACCCCCGACCACTTCCCCGAGGGCTGCCCG AATGAGGTGCAGAACATCAAGTTCAACAGTTCCGGCCAATGCGAGGCTCCCTTGGTTCGGACTGACAACCCCAAGAGCTGGTATGAGGACGTGGAGGGCTGTGGGATCCAGTGTCAGAACCCGCTCTTCACCGAGGCCGAGCACCAGGACATGCACAGCTACATCGCGGCCTTCGGGGCTGTCACGGGTCTCTGCACGCTCTTCACCCTG GCCACATTTGTGGCTGACTGGCGGAACTCCAATCGCTACCCCGCCGTCATCCTCTTCTACGTCAATGCGTGTTTCTTCGTGGGCAGCATTGGCTGGCTGGCCCAGTTCATGGACGGGGCCCGCCGGGAGATCGTCTGCCGTGCTGATGGCACCATGAGGCTCGGGGAGCCCAC CTCCAATGAGACCCTGTCCTGCGTCATCATCTTTGTCATCGTGTACTACGCCCTGATGGCCGGCGTCGTCTGGTTTGTGGTCCTCACCTACGCCTGGCACACCTCCTTCAAAGCCCTGGGGACCACCTACCAGCCTCTCTCGGGCAAGACCTCCTACTTCCACCTGCTCACGTGGTCACTCCCCTTTGTCCTCACTGTGGCAATCCTCGCCGTGGCCCAG GTGGATGGGGACTCTGTGAGCGGCATCTGTTTTGTGGGCTATAAGAACTACCGATACCGCGCTGGCTTCGTGCTGGCCCCCATCGGCCTGGTGCTCATTGTGGGAGGTTACTTCCTTATCCGAG GAGTCATGACCCTGTTCTCCATCAAGAGCAACCACCCTGGGCTGCTGAGCGAGAAGGCAGCCAGCAAGATCAACGAGACCATGCTGCGTCTGG GCATTTTTGGCTTCCTGGCCTTTGGCTTTGTGCTCATCACCTTCAGCTGCCACTTCTACGACTTCTTCAACCAGGCCGAGTGGGAGCGCAGCTTCCGGGACTACGTGCT GTGCCAGGCCAATGTGACCATCGGGCTGCCCACCAAGAAGCCCATCCCCGACTGTGAGATCAAGAACCGCCCCAGTCTCCTGGTGGAGAAGATCAACCTATTTGCCATGTTTGGAACTGGCATTTCCATGAGCACCTGGGTCTGGACCAAGGCCACGCTGCTCATCTGGAGGCGCACCTGGTGCAG gtTGACGGGGCAGAGTGATGATGAACCCAAACGGATCAAGAAGAGCAAGATGATCGCCAAGGCCTTCTCCAAGCGTCGGGAGCTGCTGCAGAACCCAGGCCAGGAGCTCTCCTTCAGCATGCACACCGTCTCCCACGACGGGCCTGTGG CGGGCTTGGCCTTTGACCTCAATGAGCCCTCAGCCGACGTGTCCTCTGCCTGGGCCCAGCACGTCACCAAGATGGTGGCCCGGAGAGGCGCCATACTGCCCCAGGATGTGTCTGTCACCCCGGTGGCAACGCCAG TGCCCCCGGAGGAAAAAGCCAACCTGTGGCTGGTTGAAGCAGAGATCTCCCCGGAGCTGGAGAAGCGCCTGGGCCGGAAGAAGAAgcggaggaagaggaagaaggaggtgTGCCCGCTGGTGCCACCTCCGGAGCTTCAcctccccaccctgggccctGCCCCCGCCTCCAGCGCGGTCCCTCGACTGCCACAGCTGCCCCGACAGAAGTGCCTGGTGGCcgcgggcgcctggggccctggggagtCCTGCCGACCTGGAGCCTGGACCCTGGTCTCCAGTCCCTTCTGCCCAGAGCCCAGCGCCCCAGCCCCTTTGGCCTGGGTGCAGGGCCGCCGGCAGGGTCTGGGACCCATTCACTCCCGCACCAACCTGATGGAGGCAGAACTCATGGATGCAGACTCTGACTTCTGA